The Phoenix dactylifera cultivar Barhee BC4 chromosome 17, palm_55x_up_171113_PBpolish2nd_filt_p, whole genome shotgun sequence genome contains a region encoding:
- the LOC103712213 gene encoding homeobox protein BEL1 homolog: MMAHESHYAEFSSAGHQAMQSFEPNQELYGLQGGMEMLGAPSKHQSSNLWRGFVPRDFPEASSKNFMVTTETVAPASPWQVDDSSLRSLFPCEETGQPNRGLSLSLFNPKPSDAIGVPPSCYQSDSRDGLLSRAASSHQQQIFMQEGRGFDSHQPFQLKNSKYLGPAKELLTEFCNLGGEISSSKRSQKASQWEEGGPSSSSSSWHQPLNSMDPLELQRRRTKLLSMLEEVDRRYRKYCEQMRAVVSSFEAVAGKGAATFYSTLASKAMSRHFRCLRDGIVGQIRAAEKAIGEKDAVAPGTTKGETPRLKLLDQCLRQQKAFHQAGMLEDHPWRPQRGLPERSVSILRAWLFEHFLHPYPTDVDKHILARQTGLSRSQVSNWFINARVRLWKPMVEEMYMEETKEQNSQSSNATTGQQDDANPNPNLNPGLDQKPAPVQLLNDSDSLSSIINSSHHSDQKNTMNAKASRDHNPQHQVPRAESFGVSNLDFSYSGCGSRNLGSGVSLTLGLQQHSGGGMSLSFSPSSQHSLLFSGEHVDDGQQVQFAILDGEAQTVPYRNMMGAQLLHDLAG; encoded by the exons ATGATGGCCCATGAATCCCACTACGCTGAATTCTCCTCTGCAGGCCACCAGGCGATGCAAAGCTTCGAGCCCAACCAGGAGCTCTATGGTCTCCAAGGTGGGATGGAGATGTTGGGGGCACCCTCCAAGCATCAAAGCTCCAACCTCTGGAGAGGCTTCGTCCCCCGAGACTTCCCCGAGGCATCGAGCAAGAACTTTATGGTCACGACCGAGACGGTGGCACCGGCAAGCCCGTGGCAGGTGGACGACTCCTCGCTGAGATCTCTCTTTCCCTGTGAAGAGACCGGGCAGCCCAACAGGGGCCTGTCGCTGTCCCTCTTCAACCCGAAGCCCTCCGACGCCATCGGAGTGCCTCCATCCTGCTATCAGAGTGATTCCAGGGATGGGTTGCTCTCGAGAGCAGCCAGTTCTCATCAACAGCAGATATTCATGCAGGAAGGGAGGGGTTTTGATTCGCATCAGCCCTTTCAGTTGAAGAATTCCAAGTATTTGGGCCCAGCTAAGGAGCTTCTGACTGAGTTCTGCAACCTAGGAGGAGAGATCAGCTCGAGTAAGAGGTCCCAAAAGGCAAGCCAATGGGAAGAAGGtggtccttcttcctcttcttcttcatggCATCAACCCCTAAACTCCATGGACCCCTTGGAGCTCCAAAGGAGGAGAACTAAGCTGCTTTCCATGCTAGAAGAG GTGGATAGGAGATACAGAAAATACTGCGAGCAGATGAGAGCGGTGGTGTCGTCGTTTGAGGCTGTGGCCGGGAAAGGAGCAGCCACATTCTATTCGACGCTGGCATCCAAGGCCATGTCGAGGCACTTTCGGTGCCTGAGGGATGGGATTGTTGGTCAGATACGAGCCGCAGAAAAGGCGATCGGAGAGAAGGATGCAGTTGCACCAGGGACGACGAAAGGTGAGACACCACGGCTCAAGCTGCTTGACCAGTGCCTGCGGCAGCAGAAGGCATTTCACCAGGCTGGGATGCTCGAAGACCACCCATGGCGGCCCCAAAGAGGCCTTCCCGAGCGCTCTGTTTCGATTCTTCGAGCCTGGCTCTTCGAGCATTTCCTTCACcc GTACCCCACCGATGTCGACAAACATATCTTAGCCCGGCAAACTGGACTCTCGAGAAGCCAG GTCTCCAATTGGTTCATAAATGCAAGGGTGAGGCTTTGGAAGCCAATGGTGGAGGAGATGTACATGGAAGAGACGAAAGAACAAAACAGTCAGTCCTCCAATGCCACAACTGGACAGCAAGACGATgccaaccctaaccctaacctcaACCCTGGGCTTGACCAGAAGCCAGCGCCAGTGCAGCTCCTCAATGATTCAGACTCGCTCTCATCAATCATCAACAGCAGCCACCATAGCGATCAAAAAAATACGATGAATGCCAAAGCTTCCCGAGATCACAATCCGCAGCATCAGGTTCCAAGGGCAGAGAGCTTTGGTGTTTCCAACTTGGACTTCTCCTACAGCGGTTGTGGCAGTCGAAACTTGGGGAGTGGCGTGTCCTTAACTCTGGGCCTTCAGCAGCACAGCGGGGGAGGCATGAGCTTATCATTCTCGCCTTCCTCCCAGcactctctcctcttctctggAGAGCATGTCGACGACGGCCAGCAGGTCCAATTCGCCATCTTAGATGGGGAGGCACAGACCGTTCCTTATAGGAACATGATGGGGGCTCAGTTGCTGCATGACTTGGCAGGATAG